A DNA window from Theobroma cacao cultivar B97-61/B2 chromosome 5, Criollo_cocoa_genome_V2, whole genome shotgun sequence contains the following coding sequences:
- the LOC18598752 gene encoding transcription factor ORG2 isoform X1 translates to MCALTPFPVCEWPLDSPINHIEQISYTEIFEDLLRFTSTLPPIQLDRSPSCSGDSGNNPIVLKKLNHNARERDRRKKINSLYTSLRSLLPLSEQTKRLSIPATISRVLKYIPELQAHVERLVQKKEEILSRQEEFSCDQENKRKGSSSFAISVSRVSEREVVVQISTFRAFETPLSHVLFNLEEDGLFLTEASCFESFGGRVFYNLHFQVERTYNLEGVVLNEKLLSLYEKRK, encoded by the exons ATGTGTGCATTAACGCCCTTTCCAGTGTGTGAGTGGCCCTTGGATTCTCCCATCAACCACATCGAACAGATCAGCTACACCGAAATCTTTGAGGACTTGCTTCGTTTCACCTCAACACTGCCTCCAATCCAACTTGATCGCTCTCCATCATGCTCGGGAGATAGTGGTAATAACCCCATCGTCCTCAAGAAGCTTAACCACAACGCCAGGGAGCGTGATCGACGGAAGAAGATAAACAGCTTGTACACCTCTCTTCGTTCACTGCTTCCACTCTCTGAGCAAACG AAGAGGTTAAGCATTCCAGCGACAATTTCACGagttttgaaatatataccAGAGCTACAAGCGCATGTGGAGAGACTGgttcaaaagaaagaagaaattctGTCAAGGCAAGAAGAGTTTAGTTGTgatcaagaaaacaaaaggaaaggcAGCTCTTCGTTCGCTATTTCAGTAAGTCGGGTAAGCGAAAGAGAGGTTGTGGTTCAGATTTCAACATTTCGGGCCTTTGAGACCCCATTGTCTCACGTGTTGTTTAATTTAGAAGAGGATGGTCTATTTCTGACGGAGGCTTCTTGCTTTGAGTCTTTTGGAGGAAGAGTGTTTTACAACTTACATTTTCAG GTGGAAAGGACGTATAATTTGGAAGGAGTGGTTTTGAACGAGAAGCTTTTGTCGTTGTATGAGAAAAGGAAATAA
- the LOC18598752 gene encoding transcription factor ORG2 isoform X2 codes for MCALTPFPVCEWPLDSPINHIEQISYTEIFEDLLRFTSTLPPIQLDRSPSCSGDSGNNPIVLKKLNHNARERDRRKKINSLYTSLRSLLPLSEQTRLSIPATISRVLKYIPELQAHVERLVQKKEEILSRQEEFSCDQENKRKGSSSFAISVSRVSEREVVVQISTFRAFETPLSHVLFNLEEDGLFLTEASCFESFGGRVFYNLHFQVERTYNLEGVVLNEKLLSLYEKRK; via the exons ATGTGTGCATTAACGCCCTTTCCAGTGTGTGAGTGGCCCTTGGATTCTCCCATCAACCACATCGAACAGATCAGCTACACCGAAATCTTTGAGGACTTGCTTCGTTTCACCTCAACACTGCCTCCAATCCAACTTGATCGCTCTCCATCATGCTCGGGAGATAGTGGTAATAACCCCATCGTCCTCAAGAAGCTTAACCACAACGCCAGGGAGCGTGATCGACGGAAGAAGATAAACAGCTTGTACACCTCTCTTCGTTCACTGCTTCCACTCTCTGAGCAAACG AGGTTAAGCATTCCAGCGACAATTTCACGagttttgaaatatataccAGAGCTACAAGCGCATGTGGAGAGACTGgttcaaaagaaagaagaaattctGTCAAGGCAAGAAGAGTTTAGTTGTgatcaagaaaacaaaaggaaaggcAGCTCTTCGTTCGCTATTTCAGTAAGTCGGGTAAGCGAAAGAGAGGTTGTGGTTCAGATTTCAACATTTCGGGCCTTTGAGACCCCATTGTCTCACGTGTTGTTTAATTTAGAAGAGGATGGTCTATTTCTGACGGAGGCTTCTTGCTTTGAGTCTTTTGGAGGAAGAGTGTTTTACAACTTACATTTTCAG GTGGAAAGGACGTATAATTTGGAAGGAGTGGTTTTGAACGAGAAGCTTTTGTCGTTGTATGAGAAAAGGAAATAA